A part of Mycolicibacterium sp. TUM20985 genomic DNA contains:
- a CDS encoding alpha/beta hydrolase — protein sequence MPVRGSRRSRGAAALSGLTLRQISAVLPPERAWGLWTSRRIVARIMDSFGPSLAGTEVEKVDVRVRDGGRVVGEWVRGAGVEHAGQCIYFLHGSGFALCSPRTHRRLTAWLSRLTGLPVFCVDYRLAPRYRFPTAAVDVRSGWDWLCREKGYAPDSIVVAGDSAGGHLAVDLLLQSDVDHPAGLALFSPLIDLTFGLARVREELRRDPAIRATDAARLVGLYCAGTDLTHPRLTLDVAGGRRLPPTLIQAGGGEMLVGDARRLAADVTTAGGDCELQVWPDQVHVFQALPRLAPDAVPAMRRVAAFIAESLQTKEIRRAG from the coding sequence ATGCCCGTCAGAGGATCGCGACGATCGCGCGGCGCCGCCGCGCTCAGCGGCCTGACCCTGCGACAGATCAGCGCGGTACTGCCACCCGAACGGGCGTGGGGGTTGTGGACGTCGCGACGGATCGTCGCGCGGATCATGGATTCCTTCGGCCCCTCTCTCGCGGGCACCGAGGTCGAGAAGGTCGACGTCCGCGTCCGCGACGGCGGACGGGTCGTCGGCGAATGGGTGCGTGGCGCCGGGGTCGAGCACGCCGGGCAATGCATCTACTTCTTGCACGGCAGTGGATTCGCCCTGTGCTCACCGCGCACTCACCGTCGGCTGACCGCGTGGCTGTCACGGCTCACCGGTCTGCCGGTGTTCTGCGTTGACTACCGACTTGCGCCGCGCTACCGATTCCCCACCGCCGCCGTGGACGTCCGCTCGGGCTGGGACTGGCTGTGCCGCGAGAAGGGTTACGCCCCAGACAGCATCGTCGTGGCGGGCGACTCGGCGGGCGGACATCTCGCCGTCGACCTATTGTTGCAGTCCGACGTCGACCACCCGGCCGGACTGGCGCTGTTCTCCCCCTTGATCGACCTGACGTTCGGGCTGGCACGCGTCCGCGAGGAGTTGCGCCGCGACCCCGCGATCCGCGCCACCGACGCTGCCAGACTGGTCGGATTATATTGTGCAGGAACCGATCTCACGCACCCCAGGCTCACCCTCGACGTCGCAGGCGGCCGCCGGCTGCCGCCGACACTCATCCAGGCCGGCGGCGGCGAGATGCTCGTCGGCGATGCCAGGAGGCTGGCCGCCGACGTCACGACGGCCGGCGGGGACTGCGAGCTGCAGGTCTGGCCCGACCAGGTGCACGTCTTCCAGGCGTTGCCGCGACTCGCACCCGATGCCGTGCCCGCCATGCGGCGGGTGGCCGCATTCATCGCGGAGTCGTTGCAGACCAAAGAAATTCGGCGGGCGGGATGA
- a CDS encoding SDR family NAD(P)-dependent oxidoreductase: MSLLGSSPKRSHGAAAVITGAGSGIGAAFATELAGRGGRVVCSDVDEVSSRATADAIVAAGGQATSVRCDVSQIDDVRQLAKEAQTWLDGPPTLMINNAGVGAGGAPIGEIELDDWSWVLGINLWGPINGCQVFTPIMRNAGRPGGIINVASAAAFGAAPGMAAYNVSKAGVLSLSETLAAELSGTGINVTVLCPTFVKTNIVEAGRISARSTQLADRLMRWTGFSPERVARTCLDTNDRGGLYCMPQPDARIGWAVKRLTPTVYTRAAGLTNRVTQ, encoded by the coding sequence ATGAGCCTGTTGGGATCATCACCCAAGCGCAGTCACGGCGCGGCCGCGGTCATCACCGGCGCGGGCAGCGGCATCGGCGCGGCCTTCGCCACTGAACTGGCCGGTCGCGGCGGCCGGGTCGTGTGCAGCGACGTCGACGAGGTGTCCTCGCGCGCCACCGCCGATGCCATCGTGGCCGCCGGCGGTCAGGCCACCTCGGTCCGTTGCGACGTCTCCCAGATCGACGACGTACGACAGCTGGCCAAGGAAGCGCAGACCTGGCTCGACGGTCCGCCCACGTTGATGATCAACAACGCGGGCGTCGGTGCCGGCGGCGCACCCATCGGGGAGATCGAGCTCGACGACTGGAGCTGGGTCCTCGGCATCAACCTGTGGGGGCCGATCAACGGCTGCCAGGTGTTCACGCCGATCATGCGCAACGCGGGCCGGCCGGGCGGGATCATCAACGTCGCGTCGGCCGCCGCCTTCGGGGCCGCGCCGGGGATGGCGGCCTACAACGTCAGCAAGGCGGGGGTGCTCTCGCTGTCCGAGACGCTAGCCGCCGAACTATCCGGTACCGGCATCAACGTGACCGTGCTGTGTCCCACCTTCGTCAAGACCAACATCGTTGAGGCGGGCCGCATCTCGGCGAGATCGACACAGTTGGCCGACCGGCTGATGCGCTGGACCGGATTCTCCCCGGAGCGGGTCGCCCGCACCTGCCTGGACACCAACGACCGAGGCGGCCTGTACTGCATGCCGCAGCCCGACGCCAGAATTGGCTGGGCTGTCAAACGTTTGACCCCGACGGTCTACACCCGTGCCGCCGGCCTGACCAATCGCGTCACCCAGTAG
- a CDS encoding ferritin-like domain-containing protein, with protein MDVMLAKIKDRQWALADIDWDAPGAETISDEFRPKLKAFMADLCWIENVGARGFAALAKKAPTPTLAEIYRYFHAEEQRHANAELALMKRWGMLSDGEMPEPNINIRLAIQWLDKYSDDMSLSILGTVIPMLEVALDGALLKFLLEEVHDPVCHQVFEKINNDESRHIAVDFDVLNMIGNATPRRLAIQFIGNVASPGVIIGALMYAPLLNRMRNNIVGMGLEPERLYNAMKRFKQLGERAEFTRRVPTYQLLKFHSKMVINPNHPYHLLANTMVRLSDRYPDALLSPIPTWFKELTHEPAA; from the coding sequence ATGGACGTCATGCTCGCGAAGATCAAGGACCGCCAGTGGGCACTGGCCGACATCGACTGGGATGCACCCGGTGCCGAGACGATCAGCGATGAGTTCCGGCCCAAGCTCAAGGCGTTCATGGCCGATCTCTGCTGGATTGAGAACGTGGGCGCCAGGGGCTTCGCCGCGCTGGCCAAGAAGGCGCCGACGCCGACACTCGCCGAGATCTACCGCTACTTCCACGCCGAGGAACAGCGCCACGCCAATGCCGAACTGGCGCTGATGAAGCGGTGGGGAATGCTCTCCGACGGCGAGATGCCGGAACCGAACATCAACATCCGGCTGGCCATCCAATGGCTGGACAAGTACTCCGACGACATGTCCCTGTCGATTCTGGGCACCGTCATCCCCATGCTGGAGGTTGCCCTCGACGGTGCGCTGCTCAAGTTCCTGCTCGAAGAGGTCCACGACCCCGTCTGCCATCAGGTCTTCGAGAAGATCAACAACGACGAATCACGCCACATCGCCGTCGACTTCGACGTCCTCAACATGATCGGGAACGCGACCCCGCGCCGGTTGGCCATTCAGTTCATCGGCAACGTCGCGTCACCGGGAGTCATCATCGGCGCCCTGATGTATGCGCCGCTGCTCAACCGGATGCGCAACAACATCGTCGGGATGGGGCTCGAGCCAGAACGGCTCTACAACGCGATGAAGCGTTTCAAGCAGCTGGGCGAGCGCGCCGAGTTCACCCGCCGGGTGCCGACGTATCAGCTCCTGAAGTTCCACTCCAAGATGGTGATCAACCCCAACCATCCGTACCACCTCCTGGCCAACACGATGGTCCGGCTGTCCGACCGCTACCCCGACGCGCTCCTGAGCCCCATCCCCACCTGGTTCAAGGAACTCACCCACGAACCGGCGGCCTGA
- a CDS encoding flavin-containing monooxygenase, which translates to MHVYDTLIVGTGFTGIGAAIKLTQAGVEDIVIVERDDRVGGTWRDATYPGAACDIPSLLYSFSFVANPTWSRAYSPAAEIHQHIEDMVDRFDLRRRIRFGVEVDGLAFDEAEGVWNVSTSGRERYRARTIVLASGPLPDHVFPDIRGIDTYEGHKIHSARWDHGYDFAGKRVAVIGTGASAVQIVPKLVEEAAFVKVFQRTPGWVIPRLDVATPGRAQELFAKVPAAQRLARQALFWGHEASATALVWNSPLSNVVARVGKAHLKRQVKDPWLRRQLTPDFTPGCKRLLVSSDYYPALQRDNCKLIDWPIATMSPVGIRTSDGVEHHLDAIVFATGYDVHLTGPPYSVTGLGGRSLADEWTGGAQAYKSINASGYPNLFFMTGPNSGPGHNSLLVFVEGQIDYAVSGITTILRSDLRYLDVRAEVQGRHNEQLQKRLTKTTWMSGCNSWYLTADGFNASMYPGFATQYLRQMRDFRFGDYDAVARHAPAVAGMTSSA; encoded by the coding sequence GTGCACGTCTACGACACCCTGATCGTCGGCACCGGCTTCACCGGCATCGGCGCGGCCATCAAGCTGACCCAGGCCGGGGTCGAGGACATCGTCATCGTCGAACGCGACGACCGCGTGGGCGGCACCTGGCGTGATGCCACGTATCCCGGTGCGGCATGCGACATTCCGTCACTGCTGTACTCGTTCTCCTTCGTCGCCAACCCCACCTGGTCGCGCGCCTACTCCCCCGCCGCGGAGATCCACCAGCACATCGAGGACATGGTCGACCGCTTCGACCTGCGGCGCCGCATCCGGTTCGGCGTCGAGGTCGACGGTCTGGCCTTCGACGAGGCCGAGGGGGTCTGGAACGTTTCCACCAGCGGCCGCGAGCGGTACCGCGCACGCACCATCGTGTTGGCGTCGGGACCGCTGCCCGATCACGTGTTCCCCGACATTCGCGGGATCGACACCTACGAGGGTCACAAGATCCACAGTGCCCGCTGGGATCACGGCTACGACTTCGCCGGCAAGCGGGTCGCCGTGATCGGCACCGGTGCCAGCGCCGTGCAGATCGTGCCCAAGCTGGTCGAAGAGGCTGCGTTCGTCAAGGTCTTCCAGCGCACGCCAGGTTGGGTGATACCGCGGCTCGACGTGGCCACCCCCGGTCGGGCACAGGAACTATTCGCGAAAGTGCCTGCAGCGCAGCGGCTAGCCCGTCAGGCGCTGTTCTGGGGACACGAGGCAAGCGCGACGGCCCTGGTGTGGAACTCACCGCTGAGCAACGTCGTCGCCCGGGTCGGCAAGGCGCATCTGAAGCGACAGGTGAAGGATCCCTGGTTGCGCAGGCAGCTGACGCCGGACTTCACGCCGGGCTGCAAGCGGCTGCTGGTGTCCAGTGACTACTACCCGGCGCTGCAGCGCGACAATTGCAAGCTGATCGACTGGCCCATCGCGACGATGAGCCCCGTCGGCATCCGCACCAGCGACGGTGTCGAGCACCATCTCGATGCCATCGTGTTCGCCACCGGATACGACGTCCACCTGACCGGTCCCCCGTATTCGGTCACCGGGCTCGGCGGCAGATCACTCGCCGACGAATGGACCGGCGGCGCACAGGCTTACAAGAGCATCAACGCCAGCGGGTACCCCAACCTGTTCTTCATGACGGGACCCAACTCGGGACCGGGTCACAACTCGCTGCTGGTGTTCGTGGAGGGCCAGATCGACTACGCCGTGTCCGGCATCACGACGATCCTGCGCAGCGACCTCCGCTACCTCGACGTCCGAGCCGAGGTGCAAGGGCGCCATAACGAGCAGCTGCAGAAGCGGCTGACCAAGACCACGTGGATGAGCGGCTGCAACAGTTGGTACCTCACCGCCGACGGTTTCAATGCCTCGATGTACCCGGGCTTCGCGACACAGTATCTTCGACAGATGCGCGACTTCCGGTTCGGAGACTATGACGCCGTGGCCCGCCACGCGCCCGCAGTCGCCGGTATGACGTCGTCGGCCTGA
- a CDS encoding MerR family transcriptional regulator, whose protein sequence is MPPAKQPRQQAGAISTILNGLRRAPRQIRRGSRDVIENAVSQLFDAAVQPHGVEASGEYRIEELARLAGTTIRNIRVYRDRGLLHPPLRVGRIALFNDTHLTRLRLITSMLDRGYNIAHVHEMLSAWEQGKNLGDMLGLESAIAGSWATEKPDRMSVADAKQLIDDDAGFERLVGLGVVTVDGDEATIVRPKLIEAFNEIRQYGVSLDKLIDLHEQTAPLIDEISGILVRAGVDHVLTRIQPGAALPPDTEVAELITMLVRFRTQAVAAVSATLAFSIESTIESVVSQILGEFIEKAAEDQA, encoded by the coding sequence GTGCCGCCCGCCAAGCAGCCGCGGCAACAGGCAGGCGCGATATCGACGATCCTGAACGGGCTCCGTCGCGCGCCGAGGCAGATCCGGCGGGGTTCACGCGACGTCATCGAGAACGCGGTGTCCCAGCTCTTCGACGCTGCCGTCCAACCCCATGGCGTGGAAGCCTCCGGCGAATACCGGATCGAGGAGCTCGCGCGACTGGCCGGCACCACCATCCGCAACATCCGCGTCTACCGGGACCGCGGCTTGCTGCATCCACCGCTACGGGTCGGCCGCATCGCGCTGTTCAACGACACGCACCTGACCCGGCTGCGGCTGATCACGTCGATGCTGGACCGTGGCTACAACATCGCTCACGTCCACGAAATGCTCAGCGCGTGGGAACAGGGCAAGAACCTTGGCGACATGCTTGGGCTGGAATCGGCGATCGCGGGCAGTTGGGCCACGGAGAAACCGGACCGGATGTCGGTCGCGGACGCCAAGCAACTCATCGACGACGACGCCGGTTTCGAACGGCTGGTCGGCCTCGGCGTGGTCACCGTCGACGGTGACGAGGCGACGATCGTGCGGCCCAAGCTCATCGAGGCGTTCAACGAGATCCGGCAGTACGGCGTCAGCCTCGACAAGCTCATCGACCTCCACGAGCAGACCGCACCACTCATCGACGAGATCAGCGGCATCCTGGTGCGCGCGGGCGTCGACCACGTCCTCACCCGGATCCAGCCCGGCGCCGCCCTGCCGCCAGACACCGAGGTCGCCGAGCTGATCACCATGCTGGTGCGGTTTCGCACGCAAGCCGTGGCGGCGGTATCGGCCACGCTGGCGTTCTCGATCGAGTCGACCATCGAGTCGGTGGTCAGTCAGATCCTCGGCGAGTTCATCGAGAAGGCGGCCGAAGACCAAGCCTGA
- the guaA gene encoding glutamine-hydrolyzing GMP synthase, giving the protein METASPRPVLVVDFGAQYAQLIARRVREARVYSEVIPHTATVDEIKAKDPAAIVLSGGPASVYAEGAPQLDPALFDLDVPVFGICYGFQAMAQALGGTVAHTGTSEYGRTDLKVDGGELHSDLPANQPVWMSHGDAVTAAPEGFSVVATSAGAPVAAFENRDRRLAGVQYHPEVLHSPHGQQVLSRFLHEFAGIGATWTPANIADALIEQVRAQIGDGRALCGLSGGVDSAVAAALVQRAIGDRLTCVFVDHGLLRAGERGQVQRDFVAATGAKLVTVDAEERFLQALSGVTNPEGKRKIIGREFIRAFEGAVREVAGEHGSDVDFLVQGTLYPDVVESGGGTGAANIKSHHNVGGLPDDLKFKLVEPLRLLFKDEVRAVGRELGLPEEIVGRQPFPGPGLGIRIVGEVTAARLDTLRRADSIAREELTSAGLDNQIWQCPVVLLADVRSVGVQGDGRTYGHPIVLRPVSSEDAMTADWTRVPYEVLERISTRITNEVSEVNRVVLDVTSKPPGTIEWE; this is encoded by the coding sequence GTGGAAACGGCATCACCCCGGCCCGTGTTGGTCGTCGACTTCGGCGCGCAGTACGCGCAGCTCATCGCCCGTCGCGTCCGGGAGGCGCGGGTTTACTCGGAGGTCATCCCGCACACCGCGACGGTCGATGAGATCAAGGCCAAGGACCCGGCGGCCATCGTGTTGTCCGGCGGTCCGGCCAGCGTGTACGCCGAGGGGGCACCGCAACTCGATCCGGCGCTCTTCGACCTCGACGTGCCCGTGTTCGGCATCTGCTACGGATTCCAGGCGATGGCGCAGGCGCTCGGCGGTACCGTCGCGCACACCGGCACCAGCGAGTACGGCCGGACGGACCTGAAAGTCGATGGCGGCGAACTGCATTCGGATCTGCCCGCGAATCAACCGGTGTGGATGAGCCACGGCGACGCGGTGACCGCGGCCCCCGAGGGTTTCTCGGTCGTCGCGACCAGTGCCGGTGCTCCGGTGGCGGCCTTCGAGAATCGTGACCGCAGGCTCGCGGGCGTTCAGTACCACCCCGAGGTCCTGCACTCACCGCACGGCCAGCAGGTGCTCAGCCGGTTCCTGCACGAGTTCGCCGGGATTGGCGCCACCTGGACGCCGGCCAACATCGCCGACGCGCTGATCGAACAGGTGCGCGCGCAGATCGGTGACGGACGGGCCCTCTGCGGGCTGTCGGGCGGGGTCGACTCCGCGGTCGCTGCCGCGTTGGTGCAACGCGCCATCGGCGACCGGTTGACATGCGTCTTCGTCGACCACGGGCTGCTGCGGGCCGGGGAGCGCGGCCAGGTGCAGCGCGACTTCGTTGCGGCCACCGGCGCCAAACTGGTCACCGTCGACGCCGAAGAGCGTTTCCTGCAAGCCCTTTCGGGGGTCACCAACCCCGAGGGAAAGCGCAAGATCATCGGGCGCGAGTTCATCCGCGCGTTCGAGGGCGCGGTGCGCGAGGTGGCCGGTGAGCACGGGTCCGACGTGGACTTCCTGGTGCAGGGCACCCTCTACCCCGACGTCGTCGAGTCCGGCGGGGGCACGGGCGCGGCGAACATCAAGAGCCATCACAACGTCGGTGGGCTGCCCGACGACCTGAAGTTCAAGCTGGTCGAGCCGTTACGCCTGCTCTTCAAGGACGAGGTCCGCGCGGTCGGCCGCGAATTGGGGTTGCCCGAGGAAATCGTTGGGCGCCAACCCTTCCCGGGTCCGGGCCTCGGCATCCGCATCGTCGGCGAGGTTACCGCGGCGCGGCTGGACACGCTGCGGCGCGCTGACTCCATCGCGCGTGAGGAACTCACCAGCGCGGGTCTGGACAACCAGATCTGGCAGTGCCCCGTCGTGCTGCTCGCCGACGTCCGTTCGGTGGGCGTCCAGGGCGACGGTCGCACCTACGGTCACCCGATCGTCCTGCGGCCGGTATCCAGCGAGGATGCGATGACCGCGGACTGGACCCGGGTGCCCTACGAGGTGCTCGAGCGGATCTCGACCCGGATCACCAACGAGGTGTCCGAGGTGAACCGGGTGGTGCTCGACGTGACCAGCAAGCCGCCCGGAACCATCGAGTGGGAATGA
- a CDS encoding GMC family oxidoreductase, whose product MDPDYDVLIIGSGFGGSVSALRLTEKGYRVGVLEAGRRFEDEDMAKTSWNLRKFLWMPRLGMYGIQRIHLLRNCMILAGAGVGGGSLNYANTLYVPPEPFFADKQWSHITDWRAELMPHYDQATRMLGVVTNPTFTDADRILKEVADDMGVGDTFVPTPVGVFFGPDGQKTPGKTVPDPYFGGVGPARTGCIECGSCMTGCRYGAKNTLLKNYLGLAETAGADVIPMTTVTSFEPRPGGGWDVHTARTGRWLRKKKRTFTASHVIVAAGTWGTQQLLFKMRDTGRLPQLSNQLGVLTRTNSESIVGAGRLRVRDDLDLTHGVAITSSIHPTADTHIEPCRYGKGSNAMGLLQTLMTDGVLPDGTGVPRWKQLVQSAQSDPRGTMRLLNPRRWSERTMIALVMQHLDNSITTYTKKSKLGFRRLVSKQGHGEPNPTWIPAGNEVTRRIAKKIDGVAGGTWGELFNIPLTAHFLGGATIGDTAEHGVIDPYHRVHHYPTLSVVDGAAISANMGVNPSLSITAQAERAASLWPNKGEVDQRPAQGQPYQRLAPIPPQHPVVPADAPAALRRLPIEPVRSIG is encoded by the coding sequence ATGGATCCCGACTACGACGTCCTGATCATCGGCTCCGGTTTCGGCGGCAGCGTCAGCGCACTGCGGCTCACCGAGAAGGGCTACCGCGTCGGTGTGCTGGAGGCCGGCCGCCGGTTCGAGGACGAGGACATGGCGAAGACGTCGTGGAACCTCCGCAAGTTCCTCTGGATGCCGCGGCTCGGCATGTACGGCATCCAGCGCATCCATCTGCTGCGCAACTGCATGATCCTGGCCGGTGCCGGCGTCGGTGGTGGCTCGCTGAACTACGCGAACACCCTGTACGTGCCGCCGGAGCCGTTCTTCGCCGACAAGCAGTGGTCGCACATCACGGACTGGCGCGCCGAGTTGATGCCGCACTACGACCAGGCCACCCGGATGCTCGGCGTCGTCACCAACCCGACGTTCACCGACGCCGACCGCATCCTCAAGGAGGTGGCCGACGACATGGGCGTCGGCGACACCTTCGTGCCCACGCCGGTCGGCGTGTTCTTTGGTCCGGACGGCCAGAAGACGCCCGGCAAGACCGTGCCCGACCCGTACTTCGGAGGCGTCGGACCTGCGCGGACCGGTTGCATCGAATGCGGATCCTGCATGACCGGCTGCCGCTACGGCGCCAAGAACACCCTGCTGAAGAACTACCTGGGCCTGGCGGAAACCGCTGGCGCAGACGTCATTCCGATGACGACGGTGACCAGTTTCGAGCCGCGGCCCGGTGGCGGCTGGGATGTGCACACGGCCCGCACCGGGCGCTGGCTGCGCAAGAAGAAGCGGACGTTCACCGCGTCGCACGTGATCGTGGCGGCGGGCACATGGGGTACGCAGCAACTGCTGTTCAAGATGCGCGACACCGGCCGGCTGCCGCAGCTGTCGAACCAGCTCGGCGTGCTCACCCGGACCAACTCCGAGTCGATCGTCGGGGCCGGTCGGCTGCGGGTGCGCGACGATCTCGACCTGACCCACGGCGTGGCGATCACGTCCTCGATCCATCCCACCGCAGACACCCACATCGAACCGTGCCGCTACGGCAAGGGGTCCAACGCCATGGGGCTGCTGCAGACCCTCATGACCGACGGGGTGCTGCCCGACGGGACCGGCGTGCCGCGCTGGAAGCAGCTCGTCCAGTCCGCGCAGTCCGACCCCAGGGGCACGATGCGACTGCTCAACCCGCGGCGGTGGAGTGAGCGCACGATGATCGCGCTGGTGATGCAGCACCTCGACAACTCGATCACCACGTACACCAAGAAGAGCAAGCTGGGGTTCCGTCGACTGGTCAGCAAGCAGGGCCACGGCGAACCCAATCCGACGTGGATCCCGGCGGGCAATGAGGTCACTCGCCGGATCGCCAAGAAGATCGACGGCGTCGCGGGCGGCACCTGGGGTGAGCTGTTCAACATCCCACTGACCGCCCACTTCCTCGGCGGCGCGACGATCGGCGATACGGCGGAGCACGGCGTCATCGACCCGTACCACCGCGTCCACCACTATCCGACCCTGTCGGTGGTGGACGGGGCCGCGATCTCGGCGAACATGGGCGTCAACCCGTCGCTGAGCATCACGGCGCAGGCCGAGCGGGCCGCATCGCTGTGGCCCAACAAGGGTGAGGTGGACCAGCGGCCCGCTCAGGGGCAGCCGTACCAGCGGCTGGCGCCGATTCCGCCTCAGCACCCCGTGGTGCCGGCCGACGCGCCCGCGGCACTGCGCCGGCTCCCGATCGAACCGGTCCGCTCGATCGGCTGA